GGGAGCAGGCCGTGGACGTGCGGCGCGGGCAGGCCCGGGAGAACCGGGACGCGCTGGTCGCCGCGGTCCGCCGTGAGCTGCCCGAGTGGGAGTTCGAGGTGCCCGGCGGCGGGCTCACGCTGTGGGTCCGCACCGGGGGCCTGTCCGGTTCGCGGCTCGCGGAGGTGGGGGAGCGGGTCGGGGTACGGGTGCCGTCCGGGCCCCGGTTCGGGGTGGACGGCGCCTTCGAGGGGTATGTGCGGCTGCCGTTCACCGTCGGGGGCGCGGTGGCCGAGGAGGCCGCGGTCAGGCTGGCCGCGGCGGCCCGGCTGGTGGAGAGCGGCGCCAGCGGGGTGAGCGGAGCGGCGGAGTCGGCGCGGCCGTTCGTCGCCTGAGCGAGGAGCGGGTCCACGCCTGCCGGTGCGGTCCTGCTTCAGGACCGGCCTCGCCGGAGGCCGGTCAGGTCGTCTCCGCCACCACGGCCTCCACGGGGACCGGCTCCGGCTCCGGTTCGGCCTTCTCCAGGTTCGTCAGCCGCTCCGCCTCCACCGGCGCCGTCCGCTCCGGCAGCAGCTCCAGCACCGCCTGACGGTGGGCGTCGCTCGTCGCGTCGTCATAGGGGTCAGGGGTCGCCGGGACCTGGAGACGGTGTACGGGGCCGGTGCCCAGTCGGGCGTAGCCGCGGCCGGGCGGGACGTCGGCGACCGGCGTGGTGTGCGGAGGGGCGCCCAGGACCGACTCCAGTTGCCCGGCCGTCGCGGGGCCGAGCACGACACGCGCGCGTGTGTGCTGCCGTACCGCGTCGGACAGGGCGTCCACGGTGTCCCACTGCTCGGCCACCACCACCGTGACGTTCGCCGCGCGGCCGTGCCGCAGGGGCACCTGGAGCAGGGACAGCGGGTCCTTGCGATCGTCCGCCGCGGCGAGGTGGGTGAACGCCGTCGGTCGGTCCAGCAGCAGCCACAGCGGGCGCTTGGTGTCCTCCGGCGGCGGGTTCCCGGCCTGCCGGGCCCGGTTCACGGCGATCAGGCGCCGCTCCGTCTCCGTCGCGGCCCACTCCATGCTGGCCAGCGCCCCGGCCAGCCCGCACTCGACGGCCAGGACGCCGTCCCGTCCGGTCAGGCAGGCGTACTCGCCGGTGCTGCCGCCCTCCACGATGACGACGTCGCCGTACTGCAGGGCCTGGAGCGCGATGGAGCGCAGCAGGGTCGAGGTGCCGGTGCCCGGCTGGCCGACGACCAGCAGGTGCGGCTCCGTCGAGCGGATGCCGGTGCGCCAGACGACCGGCGGCACGTCGAGCTGCCGGGCGCCATGGGTCAGGGGGAGCGTGCGCTGGACGCCGCTCGGGTCGGTGAAGCCGAGGACGGTCTCGCCCGGGGTCGTGACGAACCGCTGGGCGGCGATGTCGGTGGGCAGCGGGGCGAGGACGGTGACCGTGAGTTCGTTGCCCTCCTCGTCCCAGTCGAAGTGGTACTCCCGGCCGCGGCCGGACTTCGTCGTCAGCAGATGCTCGATCCGCGCGCGGGCCCGCGCCTCGCCGTCGGTGAAGTAGGCCGGGTAGCGCACGAGGAGCCGTCCCACGCGCCCGGTGCCGTCGAACTCGAACTCGGGGAAGGCCTTCTCCCACTCGCCGCCGTGGGTGTACAGCGGGGCCGGGTCGTCGGCCGCGGAGAAGTACGGGACCAGAGCCTCGTACAGCGCCCGCAGGCGTTCCAGCTGGGACTCGTCGGGGCCGTCGGGCTCCGTCGGCTTACGGTCCCGGCCCTGCCAGGCTGCCGCCGCCATCACGGTGATGACGGCGAGCAGCGGGCCGTACGGCACGAGTGCCACGACCAGGATCACCGAGGCCACCAGGAACAGCAGCGGTCCGCGCTTGTCCTTGGGGGTCTCGGCCCATCTGCGCCGCCCGGCCGTGGCCAGCCGGCGCAGACCACGGGTGATCGTGATCAGTGGATGGAGGACGTCAGAGGCACTGTCGCCGGCCGTCCGGGCCAGCTCCCGGCTTCGGGCGAACTGCGCGCGGGCCAGATCGCGGCTCCGGGCGATCTGCGCGCTGCCTGTGCTCAGGATGCGGGGGAGGGGGCGGCGGGCCACTGCTGTCTCCTACAGGTGCGTACGGGCGGGGGTGGGCGGCGTCAGAACTGGATGCCGCCCAGGAGGCTCGCGAGACTCTCGCCGCCGGCCTTGATGCTCGGGGCGATCGCCGTGCTTGCCAGATAGAAGCCGAACAGGGCCGAGATCAGGGCGTGCGACGCCTTCAGCCCGTCCTTGCGGAAGAAGATGAAGACGACGATGCCCAGCAGAACGACGCCTGAGATGGAGAGGATCATGTGAGTGCTCCTGGTTTGGTGGGGACAGTCACCATGAGTACTTCCAGGCTCACAGGATGTATCCATACGATAAAAGGTGCAACTGGGTGAAATTCGGCAGATTTCCCCCTGTTGGCGGAGTGTCCTTGTGCGGATGAGCTTGGGTGATGCGTCCGGCTGTGTCTGCGATGATCTTTGCCTCGGGCGTATCGGGTCATGTGCCGCGCTAGCCAGTACGCTGGCGAATCACTCGTACGGCCGAGCACCGCTCGCCGGCCGTACCGCTGCTCCCCGCGGCGGCGAGCAGTTCCCCGCAGTCCCCGTGCACGTAGTGAGAGGCGGTCCGGCCGATGACTGATGCCCCCGACCCCGAGGTCGTGGAGCTGGCGACCAAGATCTTCGATCTGGCCCGGCAGGGGCAGACCGAGGCGCTCGTGGCGTACGTCGACGCCGGCGTTCCGGCCAACCTCACCAACGACCGCGGCGACTCCCTGGTGATGCTCGCCGCCTATCACGGCCACGCGGACGCGGTGCGCGCCCTGCTCGCCCGGGGCGCCGAGGCGAACCGCGTCAACGACCGAGGCCAGACGCCACTCGCCGGTGCCGTCTTCAAGGGCGAGACGGAAGTGATCAAGGCCCTTCTGGAGGGCGGCGCCGACCCGGCCGAGGGCACTCCCTCGGCCGTGGACACCGCCCGCATGTTCGCCAAGGCGGAGTTGCTCGAGCTGTTCGGCGCTCACTGAGCGGAACGCTCTGAGCAGCCAAGACACGGAAAACGGGGGAGGCGGTACAGGGCCGCCGAAATTTCGGTCGCGGCAGATGTAAGTGCCGAGTCATCATGACGTCGTGATTCACGGACGCGATGGCTGGGCAGGTGTTGCCGCACCGCGCGGACCGTGATCGGTCCGCATGGGCCACCGACGAGAGGCAGAGGAAGATGGTCTACAGCAAGCAGGAAACGGCGGGCGCCCCGACGTGTTGTCACGCGGCCAGGTGAAGCAAGAACCCCGGTTGCGTCGACGCTTGATGTGAGGCTGTTTCCCATGTTCGAACCGGTCATAGCGCCCAGCGGAACGCTGCTCGGCCTGCTCCAGCGGGGCCGCGGCGACGGCACGCTGCACGCGCTCACCGCCCCGCGGGCCGAGGCGCTCGCGGCTCTGAACCACTGTGTGCTGCGGGACCCCCGCCACGACTGGCAGGTGGAGAACCGCTCCCTGTACTACGCCCGTCTCTACCTCGACCTCAGCGGCGAGCTCGACGAGATCGAGGCCCACCTCTTCGACGTCGAGGACGTCCTCGACACCGAGGAGTCACGCACGGGCCTGGCCCTCGCCGTCCTCGGCCACCTCGCGTCCTACGGCAGGCGGGACGCCCTGGAACTGCTGCGCAGGTACGCCGCCTCGGGCTCCAACTGGGCCTGGGCGCTGGACGAACTCGCGCTCAGGGACGACGACACCGGGCTGCGCGCCCTCGCCGCGCCCGTGCTCGCGCGCTTCTCCGCCGACCCCGAGGGCGAGGCCGAGCTGGCCGTCGCTGTACGGGACGCCTTCGAGCCACGGCCGTGGCGGCTGTGGGCCGAGGATCCGCGCGAGTCCATCGCCACGCGTGTGCGGGCCGCTCAGGAGGCCGGCTGTTTCGACCGCTGGCAACGCCAGATGCGACCTACCGGGCCCCGTCCGGGGTGGAGCGTGCAGGCGGTCTTCGAGTGGGCCCAGCAGGGCATGGAGCGCGGTGCCGCACTCCATGTGCCCGCCGCGCGGTGCCTCATGGCCGTCGCCGGACCCGAGGACCGGCC
The DNA window shown above is from Streptomyces chartreusis and carries:
- a CDS encoding ATP-binding protein — protein: MARRPLPRILSTGSAQIARSRDLARAQFARSRELARTAGDSASDVLHPLITITRGLRRLATAGRRRWAETPKDKRGPLLFLVASVILVVALVPYGPLLAVITVMAAAAWQGRDRKPTEPDGPDESQLERLRALYEALVPYFSAADDPAPLYTHGGEWEKAFPEFEFDGTGRVGRLLVRYPAYFTDGEARARARIEHLLTTKSGRGREYHFDWDEEGNELTVTVLAPLPTDIAAQRFVTTPGETVLGFTDPSGVQRTLPLTHGARQLDVPPVVWRTGIRSTEPHLLVVGQPGTGTSTLLRSIALQALQYGDVVIVEGGSTGEYACLTGRDGVLAVECGLAGALASMEWAATETERRLIAVNRARQAGNPPPEDTKRPLWLLLDRPTAFTHLAAADDRKDPLSLLQVPLRHGRAANVTVVVAEQWDTVDALSDAVRQHTRARVVLGPATAGQLESVLGAPPHTTPVADVPPGRGYARLGTGPVHRLQVPATPDPYDDATSDAHRQAVLELLPERTAPVEAERLTNLEKAEPEPEPVPVEAVVAETT
- a CDS encoding ankyrin repeat domain-containing protein, which produces MTDAPDPEVVELATKIFDLARQGQTEALVAYVDAGVPANLTNDRGDSLVMLAAYHGHADAVRALLARGAEANRVNDRGQTPLAGAVFKGETEVIKALLEGGADPAEGTPSAVDTARMFAKAELLELFGAH
- a CDS encoding HEAT repeat domain-containing protein — translated: MFEPVIAPSGTLLGLLQRGRGDGTLHALTAPRAEALAALNHCVLRDPRHDWQVENRSLYYARLYLDLSGELDEIEAHLFDVEDVLDTEESRTGLALAVLGHLASYGRRDALELLRRYAASGSNWAWALDELALRDDDTGLRALAAPVLARFSADPEGEAELAVAVRDAFEPRPWRLWAEDPRESIATRVRAAQEAGCFDRWQRQMRPTGPRPGWSVQAVFEWAQQGMERGAALHVPAARCLMAVAGPEDRPEIVAAAEDGTDGARCTALRYLADSNDPDALDLIEAAVVTGTSAVVDAAVDAFERMRSVAAVDRARGWARRPDPLGAAAGRMLACRGGAEDKDLVLAALREAVRGEGPDAPTLWTLVDGTGRLGIACAAPVLRHIYRETASSHLRGRTARALAATDPSFPSGFAVECLWDCEETTREIAARHAETGDTRVVERLRRLAADPAEEAEVQTAVRSRIGPDTSTG